The following coding sequences are from one Leguminivora glycinivorella isolate SPB_JAAS2020 chromosome 7, LegGlyc_1.1, whole genome shotgun sequence window:
- the LOC125228408 gene encoding 39S ribosomal protein L50, mitochondrial isoform X1: MLRNVLLPLSRSSFQVMTVRHKQVKVPKVSKKLQSAAESLAARGFLRPNKPWDPPSDIEQTVLEICTENGLSTDSEFMSLKVKFTVLNACFQETGHSVPNSLLNSIETVEDLLEFYKTPVDTKTPFDTLKKMDLPKNLHVQEDYVRFHPDKDTLFNGQSAFPKSSTIVSGLKTRKKYEGYSAKRSWPN, encoded by the exons ATGCTGCGAAATGTTTTATTACCTTTGTCACGTTCGAGTTTTCAG GTAATGACGGTGCGGCATAAACAGGTAAAAGTGCCTAAAGTCTCAAAGAAATTGCAGTCAGCCGCAGAATCACTAGCAGCCAGAGG ATTTCTCCGTCCCAACAAACCCTGGGATCCACCGAGTGACATCGAGCAGACTGTCTTAGAGATCTGCACAGAGAACGGTTTAAGCACAGACTCAGAATTCATGTCATTGAAAGTCAAGTTTACCGTTCTGAATGCCTGCTTCCAGGAGACCGGGCATAGTGTACCCAACTCTTTGCTGAATAGTATTGAGACTGTTG AGGACCTGCTAGAGTTCTATAAGACCCCAGTGGATACTAAAACACCATTTGATACATTAAAGAAGATGGACTTGCCCAAGAATCTGCACGTGCAAGAAGACTATGTCAGATTCCATCctg ACAAAGACACTCTCTTCAATGGTCAGTCAGCGTTCCCAAAGAGTTCTACCATTGTCTCCGGTTTGAAGACAAGGAAGAAGTACGAGGGATACTCCGCTAAAAGATCGTGGCCAAATTAG
- the LOC125228408 gene encoding 39S ribosomal protein L50, mitochondrial isoform X2 → MTVRHKQVKVPKVSKKLQSAAESLAARGFLRPNKPWDPPSDIEQTVLEICTENGLSTDSEFMSLKVKFTVLNACFQETGHSVPNSLLNSIETVEDLLEFYKTPVDTKTPFDTLKKMDLPKNLHVQEDYVRFHPDKDTLFNGQSAFPKSSTIVSGLKTRKKYEGYSAKRSWPN, encoded by the exons ATGACGGTGCGGCATAAACAGGTAAAAGTGCCTAAAGTCTCAAAGAAATTGCAGTCAGCCGCAGAATCACTAGCAGCCAGAGG ATTTCTCCGTCCCAACAAACCCTGGGATCCACCGAGTGACATCGAGCAGACTGTCTTAGAGATCTGCACAGAGAACGGTTTAAGCACAGACTCAGAATTCATGTCATTGAAAGTCAAGTTTACCGTTCTGAATGCCTGCTTCCAGGAGACCGGGCATAGTGTACCCAACTCTTTGCTGAATAGTATTGAGACTGTTG AGGACCTGCTAGAGTTCTATAAGACCCCAGTGGATACTAAAACACCATTTGATACATTAAAGAAGATGGACTTGCCCAAGAATCTGCACGTGCAAGAAGACTATGTCAGATTCCATCctg ACAAAGACACTCTCTTCAATGGTCAGTCAGCGTTCCCAAAGAGTTCTACCATTGTCTCCGGTTTGAAGACAAGGAAGAAGTACGAGGGATACTCCGCTAAAAGATCGTGGCCAAATTAG